From the genome of Ziziphus jujuba cultivar Dongzao chromosome 4, ASM3175591v1:
CACCTGTTTCACAAAAGTTTATTGTTCTGTTTGTGTGTTTGGTTAAATGAAATATGTTTTAGCCACCGAAAATTCTATATAAGTGTTCCGTTTCAAATCTTTCATATCTTGCTCATATACCAAACGGACACCACAtgctttaaaaaatacattttcacGTTGTCTTCATTTCGAATTGAAGGCGTTTTTTAAACGTAAATTCAATTCAACTACAGTTGTTGTTCTGCCACTTTGTCAGGAAGTGTATGTCACAAGGCAAATACAATAGCAAAAGATGTTGCAAAGAACCAATGAATTCCAGACACTCGATGAATCCAAATCCCCAGTCTTGTTCATCAGTTCTTATATCACCGCAAAAACTTGAGTATGGCAGTGCGTACAAAGCAAAACCATCCACTTATTGTTGCACCAATTTGGATTGATTTGCAAACTTATTGACCACCCGAAACGTTGATGGGTGAACCAGGCTGGAATTTGTTTCCAGGAAGAACAAGATCCAGTCTTTTGCTTGGAATAGGGGGATTAGTATACATGTAAGAGCCATCATGTTCAATAATATCaagaataaaaaaccaaaacataCAAACAGAAAAATGTAGAGAGACAAAGAGACCTGGAGGTATCTTTTTAAGAATGCAAGTGTTGTCCTTTTGCTGCCTCGCCTCCTAACCATATCAAAGCAGCCTGTACAAAATGCAGAACACTCAAGTTGCATTGTTTCAACACTGCAAGTTTCATTGCTTCAACAGATCAAGAAAGGTGTCCAACAAACTACAACAATCAACCCTTACCATTTCCAGGCTCGATGGAAGCAGCTCTAACCCCAATGATTTTAGTTCTGGACAGCGCCCCAAATCAAGATACCTAAGATTGGATAGTTCATTCATACTGGCAGGCAGGGAAGTAAAAAACATTGCTGCTGAGATTTAGCTCTTCTAAACAAACTAAGCGGCCAAAACTTTCAGGAATTCCTCCTTTTCCTGGACCACATTGGCTTAgatccaattttttcaaaaaggaaAGACTAGCTGAGTATAAATCCTGGTCTACAATTGTTTTTATCATATTTGCCCATTGTAGTTATCCTAAAAATCCTCCACCACAAGATAGTACTTTTAGGTGTTTCAGAAGTGCAATGGAAGATGGAAGTTCacttatatataagtatatctCAAATTAAGCTTCTCTAAACTCTTTAAATTCCCCAAGTCCTTTGGTAAGTTGAAAAGACTTGAACAGCAAAGAAGGTCAAGAATTTTGAGAGATTTCAAGCCACTATGCTTGTTGGAAGTTTTTCTAGACTAAAGCAATATTTGAGGTCCAATAAAGTTGGCCTTTTAAGCAGTGTGACGATGGATTTGTGAACCTCCTCCAGTTCTGTACAACCCTCGAGAATCAGGTCCTCTAGATTGGGAGCCACACTAAAGTCTTCTAACTTGCTAATATTTGTCGAGCAACTTAAGTCTATGATTTTCAAACTGTATAAAGgctgtcattaaaaaaaaaaaaaacagatgatTTAGTATTATTTCATTAgacaaaatatttcattttccaAAGAAAATGAGCTGAAAAATAAGAGGTTCTAATGCTTACCTTTATACGGTTGTTCCAAAGTTGTTCGATATTGCTATGATTCAATTCAACAAGTCTATCAAGTTGTAAACTGGATGGCAAAACTTTTAAGGGAAATGCACTCCACCTAATGTAACGTAACTCATTAAAAAGATACCCATTCTTAGGTGCAACACTATCTTCcttaattattttggaaaaaccaaTAAAGAGCAAACTTAGTTTCTTCATTTTTGAGAAGGCTTCCCCACTGAATATTTTCCTATTGCTTCCTTTAGGACATACTATGGCTTCCACTTCTTTCGTTCCCTAATAGTTAAGATCAAAACATAAGTGGAACTGAATATGTAAGAGTTGATTTTAAGAAACAACACGTATGTACTCTATACACTCCAAATGATAAAAGGGTTTGAATGCATTTTATTACTGcttgtattaaataatataaaatcaagtCACCTAATAGCATACTTAAAATCTGGTCCCCTCAAAATTATAGcatacataaatttatatatattagaggTACTATAAAATGCAAATTAATCTCAAAAATCATGATTTTATATTGGTAAGGCTCTTACCATGTTATACTCTAAAACATTCCATAACCTACTTTGTCTTCATGGTTCATTGCGGCTATTTTCTTGAACAATTTCTCCTCCCATCTCTTGCAATAAATCATGCATCCAAAGTCTGTTATCATGAGAAACATGTAgaagatatatatatcaataagaaTTCTTATCCCAATTTCTGTAAAGAAACCGCAGCTATCCATAATTTCCATAATAAAATCTTTATCATATCCATTGAAGAAGAAAGCAATATCTAAGAAAATACAATGGAAGCAATATCTAAGAAAATACTTTTCTCTGTTTCCTCAAGTCCATCAACAGTTGTTTTAAGTACTTTAACAATCTCCTTTTTTGGATGCCCCTTTAGTCTATCCAAAGCACTTTTCCATTCGTTTATGTTTTTCGCTCATAAAAAGGAACCTAGCACTTCTGGAGCTAATGGAAGACAATTTGCAAAACAATCACTTGTTCAGATAGCTCTGTCTAATCCTTTGAAGGCTGAATACTTTTGAAGGCTTTCCAAGAAAGTAGTTGAAGACTTTCACTATAGTCTAATTGCTCAACTCTGTAGATTATGCATTCTTTGTATGTCCTTTGAAGCAAACTTACATCTCTAGTTGTGACAATTATTCTGCTTCCAGAACAGAACCAGTTATCTTTCTCAGCCAATGCTTTTGATTGCTCCAATTTGTCCACTTCATCAATGACAGTAAGAACTTTTTTATGGTGTAATCTTCTTTTTATGGTGTCCATTCCTTTATGAACATCCCTTATTTCATGTTCCCCATTTAGAATGTCTGAAAGAAGAAGATTTTGCAAATGACAAgaccattttctttcttttcccaaaCTTCTCTAACATTTGCAAGAAAACTGCTTCCTTTGAATTAAGAATACATCAAATCATAATAAGATTTGGCAAGAGTTTACTTCCCTATTCCACccattccacaaattccaacgAAGTGAACATCATCTAGTGATGAAGTAGAAACATATAAGATTAGTTTCTCTGGTCATAAATCCATCTTAACCGGTTCCTTCGAAATGTTTAACGGTGCAACATCAAGTTTACTTGATACTTCTCCAATGAAGTCCTGTACAAATTTTGCTTCATCCCTTTGAAATTCAAATAGTAAAACCATAGtgagaaaaatttataaaatttatgaagTTGCTCAATTTAAGTActaaatataattgtaatatacTCCTAGAAACTATTCCAAATTATAACGAGAGATATGATGTGGTGGCAAGTGCCATGAGTTGGTCACTCCACCGTAAAGGTTTTTAGTATTTGAATCTCCATACATAGAtcaaaaaggggaaaaagacCGAAAAAGATAGAAGAATCAAGGACAAGAAGTGTTTAGCTATCATGTGAATGCCATCCAGCAAGATTGGCAACTTCTGTTAATGCATCCCTCCAAACTCTGCACCTTTTTTAAGCTGACTAAAAATTTGTTCATGTCTTAGGAATGCTTTTCTAAAACTTCCAATCTGCTTCCGCGCATGAGATGGATGCACATGATAGAAAATTGGTAGAAAATTTTGCGCACAGGCCTTAATGCATTCAAGAATTTTGACAAATTCATCTAAACACCAAACCCAAGAAGCATAGTTGTTGGACAGAACAATGATCGAACAGCTTGAATCTTCAATGGCTTTCAACAATTCTGGAGAAATGGATTTGCCTTTCTCAAGTTTATCATCATCTAAGAAGGTGTTAATTCCTTTCTGAGAAAGAGATGCATAGAGATGACTGGTAGAAGTGTTGCGGGTGTCTTTGCCTCTAAGACTCAAAAACACATCATATTTTGTTTGAGGGTTAGAGGAAGAATAAAAAGAAGTACTGACTAATGAACAAGCTCTATTCATTCTGCTAACTCGGAAAAAGGCTAGAGACTGATATACTGATACAACTCACAGGCCAAATTATATGTTGACTAAGAAGTATAGGGATGCAAATAACTCTTGAAAACTTATAATCGCACGTAGACATGATATAACTCCAGCTTTACACGTGTTTGacatttttttcattcttcttaTCTAAAACAACCTACCCTTAGTGGGAGAATCCAATTCATAATTTCTGGTAAACAATGTAAATTTTCGTTGTatccatttaatttataataaatacttCCATGGAAACATAAAGAATGGTTAGTTAATTCATTAGTGCACAGTGAGAGCCAGAGCAACCAATTATTGAATTATATAAGTTCATTTATCAGGAAATTAGGCAGATGTGATGTTTAACTTCCCTTTTAGTAAGCTAATGAAGCTTCAATTAGAGGGGGATTTCATAGGAGTTAAGATTATGCATTCTCTAACTTTGAAGCCAGAAAGTTTTccctttatcaaaaatatttcataaaaattctcatTTCTTCGCCTGTTcggttgaaaataataaaaacaaaaaaaaataaggctAGTCTATTGTCAATTTGACTTTCAGAAAAGAAATGTGTAGCCTTCTTGCCCGGTTATTGTCACTAACGACCAGGAGAGCTAAAACAAGttgtatcaaaatttaaaaataaataaataaataaaataacatacacAATGCAGCATTGACAGTTAAAAACGGTTCATAAGAAATATTTAcacataaaacaacaaatttaataattttatgttaagtctaaaaaaaaaaaaaaaaaaaaaattgaaaatccatTCTTTCTCCTCATCCTGCAAAAGAATGCATAAACATTCTCATCAGGAAATTCAATGCACTCGTTGGTGGTTTAGTTCAAATCATTTCATGTCTTGCTCATTTACCAAACGAACAGTACAAActccaaagaaaatatttttgtagtttCCATCGTTAAAATTAACCAGTTTTAAACGGAAACTGTTCTGCCACTATGTTCTTAAAAAGCTTTTGATTTCCAATTCCGGCTTTACATGTTGTTGACTTTTTCCAAATccctaaattttaataaatatttataaactagTTTCATCAGAATCCTTAATTTAATGATAACTCCTTAATGGGGAAGCTTCCATTGAAGATGAAGACAAATTTTGTCTATTCTTTAGTCAACAGTGAGGTTGAGCAACAGattgaattatataaatacatttatcaGGACTTTGTCAAATGCAGTGTTTCACTTGGTATTTAAAACCCaaccccccacaaaaaaaaaaaaaaaaaaaaaaaaaaaaaaagtgtttccaACATGTCTTTGTCAATTAGCGAACCAGCGGAATGCTCcatttacaatgaaaaaataaaaacaatttctttcacaaaaacaagaaataagAAGAATGATACACAAAATGCAATAGTATTGATAGTTAACAATAGCTGATATGCAATATTTACACAACAcaaacaaatttgataattttgcaaAAGGTCAAGCATGTAGTAAATCCATTCTTCGGCTTTTGCATcagaaaattattattcaatcCACTCGTTCGCAGTTCTGTTCAAATCTTCTATGTCTTTCTCATATATCAAACGGGCACCACACTCTCCGAAGAGCTCGATTCGTTTTGTTTGAAAATCAGAATAATAGGATTTAAACGAAAACTCAATTCTACTGCAAGTGTTCTGCCATTCGGTACGGAAGTAGATATCACTAGGCAAATACGATAGCCACAGGTGATGTCCCCGTGGACCTCCACGAAAAGGCGACTTCAAGAGTCCATGTCCCCAGTCTCGTCCATCGATTTTCACATCACACCAACAATTACCAATCCAATCTGTCTCAAAAATGCACAGTGACAAAGCGAGACCCCTCCACTTACTGTTGCACCAATTTGGATCTAGTTGGATACTTATCGATGTCCCTGAACTTCGATTAGTGAACCACGGTGGAATCTCATTTCCAGGAAGTAAAATATCAAGTCCTCTGCTTGGATTAGGTGGATTCTGTGAACATTGAAGAAGAACCATCATGTTTAATAATAGTAAGCATTAAATGCAAACACAAATTAACACTTACAAATCTAAAGAGACGTAGAGAGAGACCTGAAGGTATCTTTTCAGTAATGCAAACGCTGTCCTTTTGCTGCCTTGCCTCTTTACCATGTTAAAGCATTCCCGACAAGTTGCAGAACAATTCAAGTTGCATTGGTCATTCGATGGATCGAGAAAGGTTTCCAGCGAAGTACATTTATCAACATTTACCAATTCTAAGCTAGGTGGAAGATCTGGTCCCACTGATTTTAGACTTTCACAAAGCCTCAAATCTAGAATCCTAAGCTTGGAAAGTTGATTCAAACTGGAAGGTAGGCTGGAAAATTTGTTTGACGAGAGGTTTAACTCTTCTAAAGAAGCTAAGCAACCAAAATCTTCAGGAAATACTCCATCCCCAAGACGGGCAAGAGTTAGATCCAATGTTCTCAAAGAATTAAAGTCTCCGCCAACAATGGTACTGAGCATAGCCCTATCTCTATCTCTTAGAACATCCCGGCGCAGATAAGGCCTCATATTATTACTACCAAGTCGAAGAGTTTTAAGAGATTTCAAACCAGTTATGCTTGTTGGAAGACTTTCTGGATGATGGCAATCAGTCAGGTCCAGTAAAGTAAGCCTCGTAAGACTTTTGATGGATTGGTCAATCTTCACCAGTTTAGGACAGCCCTTAAGAATCAATTTCTCTAGATTTGGAACCACCTTGAAGTCTTCCAACTCACTAATATTCTCCGAAAAACTTAGGTCAATGAATTTCAAATTGTATAAAGGCTGtgatatccccaaaaaaaaaagaaaaagaaagaaagagcaagaattcattaatatatagatattgtAAATCTCCAAATAGATTAATTAACATAAAAGAGGTTCTAGTTGTACCTTGATAGTATTGTTCCATAGTTGTTTTATCTGGCTACGTCTCAAACTCAGCACAACAAGTTGATTTGGTTGGAAACTTGATGGAAAACTTGTGAAAGGAAATAGATCCCAACGAAGAATCCGTAACTCATTAGAAAGATTTGCTGGTGGTGAATCACCAAACGGTAAAGGACAGTTCCCGTACGGAGAAGAAATATTGAGCAATCTCAGCTTCTTCATATTTGACAAGGCTTCAAAACGGAATTTGCTTTTTCCATAACGACATACTATGGCTTCCACTTCTTCTGTGCCCTGGTAGTTTGAGATCAAAAAACACAACGAGGCAAGATAAACTAGAGTTCTTTCAGCTACATAAAACACACACATACAAAAGC
Proteins encoded in this window:
- the LOC107416373 gene encoding disease resistance protein RUN1-like isoform X3; amino-acid sequence: MNQVTAQKRFKVGGMLSPKLPSYLKMLYMMVMTCRFSKHVFHYSTEKIQSWRDALTEVANLSGDPLHDGDEAQFIQMFIQEVSRQLKKSEEDFDISEDLFGMDSRLKKLNNFVCTSSSNDVRFIGICEMGGIGKTTLARTYHEWKSSKFDSSSFLANIREVCEKKEDGLVHLQNDLLSDTLNGFPKEIRDVDDGKRIIRKRLCQKKVLIILDDVSELDQLEALAGKANWFGSGSRILITTRDESLLTSTYKECEIYRPEHLNYNEGLQLFSWKAFKSIHPPENYTELSKQVMEYAKGLALALKVLGSFLCHKNIKEWKDALQRLKKYPEKKITKVLQITFDALSEAEQSIFLDIACFFNGFDRNRVIEIMDICGLYPTIGIKILVDKSLLQDDPTHERLRMHDLLQEMGMEIVREKYRDQPGRWSRLWKCEDLYQVLNNNTGTEEVEAIVCRYGKSKFRFEALSNMKKLRLLNISSPYGNCPLPFGDSPPANLSNELRILRWDLFPFTSFPSSFQPNQLVVLSLRRSQIKQLWNNTIKPLYNLKFIDLSFSENISELEDFKVVPNLEKLILKGCPKLVKIDQSIKSLTRLTLLDLTDCHHPESLPTSITGLKSLKTLRLGSNNMRPYLRRDVLRDRDRAMLSTIVGGDFNSLRTLDLTLARLGDGVFPEDFGCLASLEELNLSSNKFSSLPSSLNQLSKLRILDLRLCESLKSVGPDLPPSLELVNVDKCTSLETFLDPSNDQCNLNCSATCRECFNMVKRQGSKRTAFALLKRYLQNPPNPSRGLDILLPGNEIPPWFTNRSSGTSISIQLDPNWCNSKWRGLALSLCIFETDWIGNCWCDVKIDGRDWGHGLLKSPFRGGPRGHHLWLSYLPSDIYFRTEWQNTCSRIEFSFKSYYSDFQTKRIELFGECGARLIYEKDIEDLNRTANEWIE